In Ipomoea triloba cultivar NCNSP0323 chromosome 15, ASM357664v1, one genomic interval encodes:
- the LOC116006595 gene encoding pectinesterase 31-like isoform X2, which translates to MSRRIVRVAQDGSGDYRTVQEAIDSVPLRNASRTVITIAPGVYRQPVYVPKTKNLITLAGLRPEDTVLSWNNTATKIDHHQTPRVIGTGTFGCGSTIVEGEDFIAENITFENSAPQGSGQAVAIRVTADRCAFYNCRFLGWQDTLYLHHGKQYLKDCYIEGSVDFIFGNSTALLEHCHIHCKSAGFITAQSRKSPQETTGYVFLRCVITGNGGTSFTHLGRPWGPFGRVVFAYTYMDACIKQDGWNNWGNTENEKTACFFEYRCYGPGSCPEKRVTWTRELLSQEAEQFLMHGFIDPDPQRPWLAQRMALRIPYSA; encoded by the exons ATGTCTCGAAGGATAGTGAGGGTTGCGCAGGACGGGAGTGGGGATTACCGGACGGTGCAGGAGGCGATCGACTCCGTGCCGCTCCGCAACGCTTCTCGCACTGTGATCACCATCGCTCCCGGCGTATACAGACAGCCGGTGTATGTTCCCAAGACCAAAAACCTCATCACTCTCGCCGGTCTCCGCCCCGAGGACACCGTCCTCTCCTGGAATAACACCGCCACCAAAATCGATCACCATCAG ACGCCGAGAGTGATCGGAACTGGGACATTTGGGTGCGGGAGCACAATAGTGGAAGGAGAAGATTTTATTGCTGAGAATATTACTTTTGAGAACTCTGCTCCTCAG GGATCAGGGCAGGCAGTTGCAATCAGAGTGACAGCTGATAGATGTGCCTTTTACAATTGCAGATTTCTTGGATGGCAG GACACCTTGTATTTGCATCATGGCAAACAGTACTTGAAAGATTGCTATATAGAAGGCAGTgtagattttatttttgggaATAGCACTGCACTTTTGGAGCATTGTCATATCCACTGTAAATCGGCTGGCTTTATTACTGCGCAGAGCAGGAAATCTCCTCAAGAGACGACCGGCTACGTATTCTTGAG ATGTGTGATCACCGGTAATGGTGGGACATCATTCACTCATCTTGGACGACCATGGGGACCTTTTGGGAGGGTGGTTTTTGCATATACATACATGGACGCTTGCATTAAACAGGATGGATGGAATAACTGGGGCAATACTGAGAATGAGAAAACAGCTTGTTTTTTCGAGTACAG GTGTTATGGGCCTGGAAGTTGCCCTGAAAAGCGCGTGACATGGACCAGAGAACTATTGAGCCAAGAAGCTGAACAATTCCTGATGCATGGTTTCATTGACCCAGACCCTCAAAGGCCTTGGTTGGCTCAGAGAATGGCTTTGCGCATACCATATTCAGCCTAA
- the LOC116006595 gene encoding pectinesterase 31-like isoform X1, with protein MSRRIVRVAQDGSGDYRTVQEAIDSVPLRNASRTVITIAPGVYRQPVYVPKTKNLITLAGLRPEDTVLSWNNTATKIDHHQTPRVIGTGTFGCGSTIVEGEDFIAENITFENSAPQQGSGQAVAIRVTADRCAFYNCRFLGWQDTLYLHHGKQYLKDCYIEGSVDFIFGNSTALLEHCHIHCKSAGFITAQSRKSPQETTGYVFLRCVITGNGGTSFTHLGRPWGPFGRVVFAYTYMDACIKQDGWNNWGNTENEKTACFFEYRCYGPGSCPEKRVTWTRELLSQEAEQFLMHGFIDPDPQRPWLAQRMALRIPYSA; from the exons ATGTCTCGAAGGATAGTGAGGGTTGCGCAGGACGGGAGTGGGGATTACCGGACGGTGCAGGAGGCGATCGACTCCGTGCCGCTCCGCAACGCTTCTCGCACTGTGATCACCATCGCTCCCGGCGTATACAGACAGCCGGTGTATGTTCCCAAGACCAAAAACCTCATCACTCTCGCCGGTCTCCGCCCCGAGGACACCGTCCTCTCCTGGAATAACACCGCCACCAAAATCGATCACCATCAG ACGCCGAGAGTGATCGGAACTGGGACATTTGGGTGCGGGAGCACAATAGTGGAAGGAGAAGATTTTATTGCTGAGAATATTACTTTTGAGAACTCTGCTCCTCAG CAGGGATCAGGGCAGGCAGTTGCAATCAGAGTGACAGCTGATAGATGTGCCTTTTACAATTGCAGATTTCTTGGATGGCAG GACACCTTGTATTTGCATCATGGCAAACAGTACTTGAAAGATTGCTATATAGAAGGCAGTgtagattttatttttgggaATAGCACTGCACTTTTGGAGCATTGTCATATCCACTGTAAATCGGCTGGCTTTATTACTGCGCAGAGCAGGAAATCTCCTCAAGAGACGACCGGCTACGTATTCTTGAG ATGTGTGATCACCGGTAATGGTGGGACATCATTCACTCATCTTGGACGACCATGGGGACCTTTTGGGAGGGTGGTTTTTGCATATACATACATGGACGCTTGCATTAAACAGGATGGATGGAATAACTGGGGCAATACTGAGAATGAGAAAACAGCTTGTTTTTTCGAGTACAG GTGTTATGGGCCTGGAAGTTGCCCTGAAAAGCGCGTGACATGGACCAGAGAACTATTGAGCCAAGAAGCTGAACAATTCCTGATGCATGGTTTCATTGACCCAGACCCTCAAAGGCCTTGGTTGGCTCAGAGAATGGCTTTGCGCATACCATATTCAGCCTAA
- the LOC116006593 gene encoding phenolic glucoside malonyltransferase 1-like isoform X2 produces MATVISRVQVAPAGNATEMSLPLTLFDMPWLFLYRIMRRLLFYRLPISRDTFIETICPKLVSSLSLTLTYFLPLAGNLVSPSDSCTKPELRYMPGDSVSITFAESGDDFNSLIGFGLCIGTTHHHVAGDGNTMMSFARAWAMISKLGGDLEFIAERSAQFYDRSIVNDPYGVRDLMFEEMKKVAKVELSEAEISPPRINKVRATYIMRWRDIEKLKNLVAARQRAREVHISAFTVTCAYVWTSLVKARVAIGEQSEDNKMEYFSCVADCRSRLNPPLPASYFGNCLVRCFVKSKHGILVGSEGFLTAAELIGETIQERVTDQEWILNREVWLSELKISDPQRVVAVAGYPRLDIYAADFGWGKPEKVEFVTIDGGNLMSICKGRDSEGDVEIGLAMPRTKMDAFSTIFADGLRNF; encoded by the exons ATGGCAACTGTGATCAGCCGTGTTCAAGTGGCACCGGCAGGTAACGCCACTGAGATGTCACTCCCCCTAACCTTATTTGACATGCCATGGCTGTTTCTCTACCGGATCATGCGACGCCTGCTGTTCTACAGGCTTCCCATTTCCAGGGATACTTTCATTGAGACCATATGCCCAAAACTAGTAAGCTCCCTCTCCCTAACCCTCACATACTTTCTTCCCCTGGCCGGCAACTTGGTTTCTCCTTCAGATTCTTGCACCAAGCCTGAGCTACGTTACATGCCTGGGGACTCTGTTTCTATCACCTTCGCAGAGTCTGGTgatgacttcaattcacttatAG GCTTTGGCTTATGTATTGGCACTACTCATCACCATGTTGCTGGGGATGGAAACACGATGATGAGCTTTGCTAGGGCGTGGGCTATGATCAGCAAACTAGGTGGAGATTTAGAATTCATAGCAGAGAGATCTGCCCAATTTTATGACCGATCAATAGTCAACGACCCCTATGGGGTAAGGGATCTAAtgtttgaagaaatgaagaaagttGCTAAGGTTGAACTATCTGAAGCTGAAATTTCACCCCCTCGAATCAATAAGGTTCGGGCTACGTATATCATGCGGTGGAGAGACATTGAAAAGCTCAAGAATTTAGTAGCAGCCAGACAAAGAGCAAGAGAAGTTCATATATCAGCCTTCACCGTAACATGTGCTTATGTATGGACTAGCTTGGTGAAAGCAAGGGTGGCGATAGGGGAGCAATCGGAAGATAACAAAATGGAATATTTCAGTTGTGTAGCCGATTGTAGGAGTCGCTTGAACCCACCGCTTCCAGCTAGTTACTTTGGAAATTGTTTAGTACGCTGCTTTGTGAAATCAAAGCATGGAATATTAGTTGGAAGTGAAGGTTTTTTAACTGCTGCTGAATTGATCGGAGAAACAATTCAGGAAAGAGTAACTGATCAGGAGTGGATTTTGAATAGGGAAGTCTGGTTATCAGAGCTTAAAATATCAGACCCACAGCGGGTAGTTGCAGTTGCTGGATATCCAAGGCTAGATATATATGCTGCAGATTTCGGGTGGGGAAAGCCGGAGAAGGTGGAATTTGTTACTATAGATGGTGGTAATCTTATGTCTATTTGCAAGGGCAGGGATTCTGAAGGTGATGTTGAGATTGGCTTGGCAATGCCTAGAACTAAAATGGATGCTTTTTCTACCATCTTTGCTGATGGTCTTAGAAACTTCTAG
- the LOC116006593 gene encoding phenolic glucoside malonyltransferase 1-like isoform X1, with amino-acid sequence MATVISRVQVAPAGNATEMSLPLTLFDMPWLFLYRIMRRLLFYRLPISRDTFIETICPKLVSSLSLTLTYFLPLAGNLVSPSDSCTKPELRYMPGDSVSITFAESGDDFNSLIGNHPRDVNDFYPFVPRLTEEKHIGGAQIVVPVLAVQVTLFPGFGLCIGTTHHHVAGDGNTMMSFARAWAMISKLGGDLEFIAERSAQFYDRSIVNDPYGVRDLMFEEMKKVAKVELSEAEISPPRINKVRATYIMRWRDIEKLKNLVAARQRAREVHISAFTVTCAYVWTSLVKARVAIGEQSEDNKMEYFSCVADCRSRLNPPLPASYFGNCLVRCFVKSKHGILVGSEGFLTAAELIGETIQERVTDQEWILNREVWLSELKISDPQRVVAVAGYPRLDIYAADFGWGKPEKVEFVTIDGGNLMSICKGRDSEGDVEIGLAMPRTKMDAFSTIFADGLRNF; translated from the coding sequence ATGGCAACTGTGATCAGCCGTGTTCAAGTGGCACCGGCAGGTAACGCCACTGAGATGTCACTCCCCCTAACCTTATTTGACATGCCATGGCTGTTTCTCTACCGGATCATGCGACGCCTGCTGTTCTACAGGCTTCCCATTTCCAGGGATACTTTCATTGAGACCATATGCCCAAAACTAGTAAGCTCCCTCTCCCTAACCCTCACATACTTTCTTCCCCTGGCCGGCAACTTGGTTTCTCCTTCAGATTCTTGCACCAAGCCTGAGCTACGTTACATGCCTGGGGACTCTGTTTCTATCACCTTCGCAGAGTCTGGTgatgacttcaattcacttatAGGTAATCATCCGCGTGATGTGAATGACTTTTACCCTTTTGTACCTAGATTAACAGAAGAAAAACATATAGGGGGTGCACAGATAGTAGTCCCCGTCTTAGCTGTTCAAGTGACACTTTTTCCAGGCTTTGGCTTATGTATTGGCACTACTCATCACCATGTTGCTGGGGATGGAAACACGATGATGAGCTTTGCTAGGGCGTGGGCTATGATCAGCAAACTAGGTGGAGATTTAGAATTCATAGCAGAGAGATCTGCCCAATTTTATGACCGATCAATAGTCAACGACCCCTATGGGGTAAGGGATCTAAtgtttgaagaaatgaagaaagttGCTAAGGTTGAACTATCTGAAGCTGAAATTTCACCCCCTCGAATCAATAAGGTTCGGGCTACGTATATCATGCGGTGGAGAGACATTGAAAAGCTCAAGAATTTAGTAGCAGCCAGACAAAGAGCAAGAGAAGTTCATATATCAGCCTTCACCGTAACATGTGCTTATGTATGGACTAGCTTGGTGAAAGCAAGGGTGGCGATAGGGGAGCAATCGGAAGATAACAAAATGGAATATTTCAGTTGTGTAGCCGATTGTAGGAGTCGCTTGAACCCACCGCTTCCAGCTAGTTACTTTGGAAATTGTTTAGTACGCTGCTTTGTGAAATCAAAGCATGGAATATTAGTTGGAAGTGAAGGTTTTTTAACTGCTGCTGAATTGATCGGAGAAACAATTCAGGAAAGAGTAACTGATCAGGAGTGGATTTTGAATAGGGAAGTCTGGTTATCAGAGCTTAAAATATCAGACCCACAGCGGGTAGTTGCAGTTGCTGGATATCCAAGGCTAGATATATATGCTGCAGATTTCGGGTGGGGAAAGCCGGAGAAGGTGGAATTTGTTACTATAGATGGTGGTAATCTTATGTCTATTTGCAAGGGCAGGGATTCTGAAGGTGATGTTGAGATTGGCTTGGCAATGCCTAGAACTAAAATGGATGCTTTTTCTACCATCTTTGCTGATGGTCTTAGAAACTTCTAG
- the LOC116007409 gene encoding uncharacterized protein LOC116007409 → METNREPPVGKTHHSSNATASKKPPRLSMETLRRTISDMSFELTAPDPPAAGALPPIPEVAEEAKCECCGMSEECTAEYVRCVREKFAGKMVCGLCSEAVKMEMEKNGGKREEALQEHMNACVSFNRVGRAFPVLCQAQAMREVLKNSRGKSLSPRDNPMSHHKGGIARSSSCIPAIIAKDYLQK, encoded by the coding sequence ATGGAGACTAACAGAGAACCACCCGTCGGAAAAACCCATCACTCAAGCAACGCCACCGCCAGCAAAAAGCCTCCAAGGCTGTCCATGGAGACCCTCCGGAGAACAATCTCCGACATGTCGTTCGAACTCACGGCACCGGACCCTCCAGCCGCCGGCGCTCTTCCTCCGATACCGGAGGTAGCCGAGGAGGCCAAGTGCGAGTGCTGCGGGATGTCGGAGGAGTGCACGGCGGAGTACGTTCGGTGCGTGAGGGAGAAGTTCGCCGGAAAGATGGTGTGCGGGCTGTGCTCGGAGGCGGTGAAGATGGAGATGGAGAAGAACGGCGGGAAGAGAGAGGAGGCTTTGCAAGAGCACATGAATGCTTGTGTGAGTTTCAATAGGGTTGGGAGAGCTTTCCCTGTGCTTTGCCAAGCTCAGGCCATGAGAGAGGTGTTGAAGAATAGCAGAGGTAAGTCTCTCAGCCCTAGAGATAATCCAATGTCTCATCACAAAGGTGGGATTGCCAGGAGTTCAAGTTGTATTCCAGCCATTATTGCCAAGGATTATCTTCAAAAATAG